The following proteins are co-located in the Microbacterium sp. SORGH_AS_0888 genome:
- a CDS encoding ABC transporter substrate-binding protein: MKLRSSLGAVATLALGAVVLAGCSSSTPNDQTSGSTVTIMGAFTDAQATAFQADLDAWSKKSGVTAKYEPSSDFQTAIIARAAAGNPPDIAIYPQPGVLKSQINQLYPLEDIGVDVAAITADEANGLGTIAQNDGKTYGLPYSINVKSLVWYNPSAFAAAGLSVPTTDAEMTALEKKIVDQGLGYPWCVGLESGGATGWPATDWLEEYVLRYGGLDEYDSWIAGDVKFNSSLVTKAGDKVAAELLAPGQINGGGPAAATTSFQTAGNQLFVDGKANGQCFMMRQGSFVADFFPDSVKAQIAKGDLSNIDFFQLPSPEGTDNAMLGGGDLVGAFSKTEATKKVVEYLTGKDFGTNGYAGQAIFLSPHGTFDTSAYTTQFQRKAQELLKEAKVFGFDASDQMPGEVGAGTEWTQLTSWFAGQTTMADAFTAIDASWPKR, translated from the coding sequence ATGAAGCTTCGAAGCAGTCTCGGCGCCGTGGCGACACTTGCCCTGGGGGCGGTGGTTCTCGCGGGCTGCAGCTCGTCGACACCGAACGACCAGACATCGGGGTCGACGGTCACCATCATGGGCGCCTTCACCGACGCGCAGGCGACGGCATTCCAGGCGGACCTCGATGCGTGGTCCAAGAAGAGCGGGGTCACGGCGAAGTACGAACCGAGCTCCGACTTCCAGACCGCGATCATCGCGCGCGCCGCAGCTGGGAACCCGCCCGACATCGCGATCTACCCGCAGCCGGGCGTGCTCAAGAGCCAGATCAACCAGCTTTACCCGCTCGAAGACATCGGGGTGGATGTCGCGGCCATCACAGCCGACGAAGCGAACGGACTGGGGACCATAGCCCAGAACGACGGGAAGACCTATGGCCTCCCGTACTCCATCAACGTGAAGTCGCTCGTTTGGTACAACCCGAGCGCCTTCGCCGCGGCAGGCTTGTCGGTACCCACGACGGACGCCGAGATGACCGCGCTCGAGAAGAAGATCGTCGACCAGGGCCTCGGGTACCCGTGGTGCGTGGGGCTCGAGTCGGGTGGCGCGACCGGCTGGCCCGCCACCGACTGGCTCGAGGAGTACGTGCTTCGCTACGGCGGGCTCGACGAGTACGACAGCTGGATCGCGGGCGACGTGAAGTTCAACAGCAGCCTGGTCACCAAGGCGGGCGACAAGGTCGCCGCCGAGCTGCTCGCCCCTGGGCAGATCAACGGTGGCGGTCCCGCTGCGGCCACCACCTCGTTCCAGACGGCGGGCAACCAGCTCTTCGTCGACGGCAAGGCCAACGGCCAGTGCTTCATGATGCGTCAGGGATCGTTCGTGGCCGACTTCTTCCCCGACAGCGTCAAGGCGCAGATCGCGAAGGGCGACCTGAGCAACATCGACTTCTTCCAGCTGCCCTCGCCGGAAGGAACGGACAATGCCATGCTCGGCGGCGGTGACCTCGTCGGCGCGTTCAGTAAGACCGAGGCGACCAAGAAGGTTGTCGAGTACCTGACCGGCAAGGACTTCGGCACGAACGGTTATGCGGGTCAGGCGATCTTTCTCTCCCCACACGGAACGTTCGATACCAGCGCCTACACGACCCAGTTCCAACGGAAGGCACAGGAGCTCCTCAAGGAGGCGAAGGTGTTCGGTTTCGACGCGTCGGACCAGATGCCGGGCGAAGTCGGGGCCGGAACGGAGTGGACGCAGCTGACCAGCTGGTTCGCCGGGCAGACCACGATGGCGGACGCCTTCACCGCGATCGACGCGTCCTGGCCGAAGCGATAG
- a CDS encoding carbohydrate ABC transporter permease codes for MRRSRDSTTTSISSRAPASSEPWSTTFSGCWSCRRAPSWEGLIVAALTNRLGRKREATFKAMIFLPMAISGVAAAATWRFVYDYKAPGLPQTGMLNALWTAGGADPVPWMTVDAGRLNSFLLMVIAIWLQVGFAMVLLSGAIKGVPEETIEAGRLDGASERRIFLTIIAPQIRGTILAVFVTIVIFVMKIFDIIYAMTGGQYDTSVLAVEFYNQMFSFQNPGKAAAVVVVLMIAIVPLIAYQIRSYRAQEELR; via the coding sequence GTGCGTCGTTCGCGGGACTCGACAACTACATCGATCTCTTCGCGAGCCCCAGCTTCATCGGAACCTTGGTCAACAACGTTCTCTGGGTGCTGGTCGTGCCGGCGGGCGCCGTCGTGGGAAGGTCTCATCGTCGCCGCACTCACCAACCGTCTGGGGCGAAAACGCGAGGCGACGTTCAAGGCGATGATCTTTCTCCCGATGGCGATCTCCGGAGTGGCGGCCGCCGCCACGTGGAGATTTGTCTACGACTACAAAGCTCCCGGCCTGCCGCAGACCGGGATGCTCAACGCACTCTGGACAGCTGGCGGCGCCGATCCGGTGCCATGGATGACCGTGGATGCCGGTCGGCTCAACAGCTTCCTCCTCATGGTGATCGCGATCTGGCTGCAGGTCGGGTTCGCTATGGTCCTCCTGTCGGGCGCCATCAAGGGCGTGCCAGAAGAGACGATCGAGGCGGGGCGCCTCGATGGCGCCAGCGAACGCCGCATCTTCCTGACGATCATCGCTCCGCAGATTCGAGGAACGATCCTCGCCGTGTTCGTGACGATCGTGATCTTCGTGATGAAGATCTTCGACATCATCTACGCGATGACCGGCGGCCAGTACGACACGAGCGTCCTCGCGGTCGAGTTCTACAACCAGATGTTCAGCTTCCAGAACCCCGGCAAGGCGGCCGCCGTGGTCGTCGTGCTGATGATCGCGATCGTGCCGCTGATCGCATACCAGATCCGTAGCTACCGGGCACAGGAGGAACTCCGATGA